A genomic window from Halococcus salsus includes:
- a CDS encoding mechanosensitive ion channel family protein encodes MIPLQQGFSLDPQLLLNQYGPAIVSAAVTVVLFAISFVVIYYVGKTLVVRALRTGLRSRGINETIVGLVVSTVVVITAVVALAIAATIAGAGVVLAAFGTLAGALALAVGFAAQDLIANFVAGIFIIQDKPFQTGDWIEWDGHTGVVQEVQLRVTKLNSFDNEEMTVPNSDLVNAVVTNPMGNDELRVGVDFGIEYDADIEQARGVIIEEAKNLDGVLPSQEPSAPVTSLGDSAVVLSGRVWIDPNKTGYASTVAAFTEAVKKRFDAEGIGMPYPYTEVTGSVSMDGVEGEFQV; translated from the coding sequence ATGATACCACTACAACAAGGGTTTTCGCTTGACCCACAGTTGTTGTTAAATCAGTACGGACCAGCGATAGTAAGTGCGGCAGTCACCGTCGTTCTGTTCGCCATCTCGTTCGTAGTCATTTACTACGTTGGGAAGACACTCGTTGTCCGAGCTCTGCGTACGGGACTGAGAAGTCGCGGCATCAATGAAACCATTGTCGGACTGGTTGTCAGTACAGTCGTTGTAATTACAGCTGTAGTGGCGCTGGCGATCGCTGCGACCATCGCAGGTGCCGGTGTCGTCCTCGCAGCGTTCGGGACGCTTGCGGGTGCGCTTGCTCTGGCTGTGGGTTTCGCCGCCCAAGACCTTATCGCGAACTTCGTCGCAGGGATTTTCATCATCCAGGATAAGCCCTTCCAGACGGGCGATTGGATCGAATGGGATGGCCATACTGGCGTCGTTCAAGAGGTCCAGCTTCGCGTGACGAAGCTCAATTCGTTCGATAATGAGGAAATGACCGTACCGAACAGTGACCTCGTCAACGCCGTCGTGACGAATCCGATGGGTAACGATGAACTCCGTGTCGGGGTGGATTTCGGTATCGAGTACGATGCGGACATCGAACAAGCGCGTGGAGTTATCATAGAGGAGGCGAAGAACCTTGACGGTGTGCTTCCGAGCCAGGAACCATCGGCGCCGGTTACGAGTCTCGGGGACTCTGCCGTAGTGCTCTCAGGGCGGGTTTGGATCGACCCGAACAAAACGGGCTACGCATCCACAGTAGCCGCGTTCACTGAAGCCGTTAAAAAGCGCTTCGACGCGGAAGGAATTGGGATGCCGTATCCCTACACTGAAGTCACCGGGAGTGTATCTATGGATGGTGTGGAGGGCGAATTCCAAGTATAG
- a CDS encoding DMT family transporter, giving the protein MVSPWLYLIVAAVFETGWAIGLEYSDGFTELVPSVATVISMAISVVLLAKAVQSLPIGTAYAVWTGIGAAATAILGVVLFDETSSVVRFGFIELIIAGVIGLEVTGH; this is encoded by the coding sequence ATGGTCTCACCGTGGTTGTACCTCATCGTTGCAGCGGTCTTCGAAACAGGTTGGGCAATCGGTCTCGAATACTCAGACGGGTTCACGGAACTCGTCCCCAGCGTCGCAACTGTGATTTCAATGGCGATCAGTGTTGTTCTGCTCGCGAAAGCTGTTCAATCGTTACCGATTGGAACAGCCTATGCAGTCTGGACGGGCATCGGAGCTGCTGCAACTGCTATCCTGGGCGTTGTCTTATTTGACGAGACTTCGAGTGTTGTCCGGTTTGGATTTATTGAGCTCATCATCGCTGGTGTTATTGGGTTGGAAGTTACAGGGCATTAG
- a CDS encoding recombinase family protein, protein MQIAAYVRVSTDDQNEDRQMRAIRQKYNEEENSNEIDWFCDLGESGASTSRQEYQRLREHVAEYDVVVAHELDRLGRSFTDLAGFVEDLREKDVDIDLVNQPIGTVGEDDWMAEMILNMMMVFADAERKMIRSRVQEGIDAAIADGKRVGRPPFGYTVEDGFLQQIPSEYVRAQTFIREVRKGREKHATAAFFEIPDSAVQSILARAEANYDISFDNDQWRLERAKVTAGEKDLPPLNAQSGHPPAPTRSPEQ, encoded by the coding sequence ATACAGATCGCCGCCTATGTCCGCGTCTCCACCGACGACCAGAATGAGGATCGCCAGATGCGAGCGATCCGCCAGAAGTACAACGAGGAAGAGAACTCGAACGAGATCGACTGGTTCTGCGACCTCGGCGAGAGCGGGGCGTCAACCTCGCGACAGGAGTATCAGCGCCTCCGCGAGCATGTCGCCGAGTACGACGTGGTGGTCGCCCACGAACTCGACCGGCTTGGACGGTCGTTCACCGACCTGGCTGGCTTCGTCGAAGACCTCCGCGAGAAAGACGTCGACATCGATCTCGTGAACCAACCCATCGGCACGGTCGGTGAGGACGACTGGATGGCCGAGATGATACTCAACATGATGATGGTGTTCGCCGACGCCGAGCGGAAGATGATCCGCTCGCGCGTCCAGGAGGGCATCGACGCCGCCATCGCCGACGGGAAGCGCGTTGGCCGACCGCCGTTTGGCTACACCGTCGAGGACGGCTTCCTCCAGCAGATTCCCTCGGAATACGTTCGCGCCCAGACGTTCATCCGCGAGGTCCGCAAGGGCCGCGAGAAGCACGCCACCGCCGCCTTTTTCGAAATTCCCGATTCAGCGGTCCAGAGCATCCTTGCACGGGCCGAGGCGAATTACGATATCTCGTTCGACAACGACCAATGGCGGCTCGAACGTGCGAAGGTCACCGCTGGCGAGAAGGACCTCCCGCCGCTCAATGCCCAGAGCGGACACCCGCCCGCACCGACGAGAAGCCCAGAGCAGTAA